One stretch of Candidatus Angelobacter sp. DNA includes these proteins:
- the gmk gene encoding guanylate kinase, which yields MSGEKQATVDGGRRRASPLLLVISAPSGGGKTTLCQQLLAANGDIVRAITCTTRPPRAGERDGVDYYFLDPATFLKRVNAGDFLEHATVFGNRYGTLKCEVLDKLRQGRDVVLNIDVQGAAAIRQKATEDSELGAALVSVFLTPPSLAILEKRLRKRGADSEGAIQKRLSVARQEIAQWKHFDYLLISTTIPEDLRRVQMILAAEKMRQVRAQPPEI from the coding sequence ATGAGTGGAGAGAAGCAAGCAACCGTTGACGGTGGCAGACGGCGGGCCAGCCCATTGCTGTTGGTCATTTCCGCGCCGTCCGGCGGCGGCAAGACGACGCTTTGCCAGCAATTACTGGCAGCGAATGGGGATATCGTCCGCGCCATTACCTGCACGACCCGCCCTCCGCGCGCCGGTGAACGGGACGGCGTGGATTATTATTTTCTCGACCCGGCAACATTTCTCAAGCGGGTGAATGCGGGGGATTTTCTTGAGCACGCCACGGTTTTTGGCAACCGCTACGGAACGCTGAAGTGCGAGGTCCTGGACAAGCTCCGGCAGGGCCGGGACGTGGTGTTAAACATCGACGTGCAAGGCGCCGCAGCGATCCGGCAGAAAGCCACGGAAGATTCCGAGCTTGGCGCCGCGCTTGTTTCGGTTTTTTTGACACCACCAAGTCTGGCCATACTGGAGAAACGGCTGCGGAAACGGGGGGCGGATTCCGAAGGCGCCATCCAAAAACGTTTGAGTGTGGCGCGCCAGGAGATCGCACAGTGGAAGCACTTTGATTATCTGTTGATCAGCACCACCATTCCCGAGGATTTGCGGCGTGTTCAGATGATTCTGGCCGCGGAGAAAATGAGACAGGTTCGTGCGCAGCCACCGGAGATATGA